A single region of the Alphaproteobacteria bacterium GM7ARS4 genome encodes:
- a CDS encoding formate--tetrahydrofolate ligase, which produces MASKGKYKSDIEIARAAHLRPIIELARDRLGIEAGDLHPYGHDKAKLPLEYIDSMHGRKDGVLILVTAMTPTKAGEGKTTTTVGLADGLNRLGKSCIAALREPSLGPCFGMKGGAAGGGYAQVVPMVDINLHFTGDFHAITSAHMLLSAMVDNHIYWRHDPKLDPRRVVWRRVVDMNDRALRHVTISLGGVANGFPREDGFDITVASEVMAILCLATDLQDLRERLGKIIVGYDENRQAVTARDLKADGAMTTLLKDALQPNLVQTLENNLAFVHGGPFANIAHGCNTVLATKTALTLADYVVTEAGFGADLGAEKFFNIKCRKSGLRPAAAVLVATVRALKLHGGADEKALSREDVGAVSQGLPNVLQHVENIQKFGIPVVVAINRFPTDTEAEIREVQQACREQGVSAVLAEHWEKGGEGAVDLAQEVINVASRGKGAFTPLYDDKTPLEEKIEIVAREIYRADGVDIGAVAKKKLQDYKDMGFGDVPICMAKTQYSFSTDPSRKGAPRGFRLPVRDVRLSAGAGFVVVLAGDIMTMPGLPSRPAAESVGVDDKAVVYGLF; this is translated from the coding sequence ATGGCGTCCAAAGGAAAATACAAGAGCGATATTGAGATTGCAAGGGCGGCGCATTTGCGTCCCATCATTGAGCTGGCCCGTGATAGGTTGGGGATAGAGGCTGGTGACCTTCATCCCTATGGCCATGACAAGGCGAAACTTCCCCTAGAGTATATTGACAGCATGCATGGGCGTAAAGACGGCGTTCTGATTTTGGTGACAGCCATGACGCCGACGAAGGCTGGCGAAGGCAAGACGACCACCACCGTTGGTTTGGCTGATGGGCTTAATCGTCTAGGCAAGAGTTGTATTGCGGCATTGCGAGAGCCTAGTTTAGGGCCTTGCTTTGGCATGAAGGGGGGAGCAGCGGGGGGAGGATATGCGCAAGTGGTGCCGATGGTTGACATCAACCTTCATTTCACGGGGGATTTTCATGCGATAACGTCGGCCCATATGTTGCTCTCGGCGATGGTGGATAACCATATTTACTGGCGTCATGACCCAAAGTTAGATCCTCGGCGCGTGGTATGGCGTCGTGTCGTCGATATGAATGACAGGGCGCTACGCCATGTGACAATCTCTCTGGGGGGTGTTGCCAATGGCTTTCCTCGTGAAGATGGCTTTGATATTACGGTGGCGTCAGAGGTGATGGCGATCTTATGTTTGGCGACAGACTTACAGGATTTGCGAGAGCGTTTAGGCAAGATTATTGTGGGGTATGACGAGAACAGGCAGGCTGTGACGGCGCGTGACCTCAAGGCAGACGGGGCGATGACGACGTTGTTGAAGGATGCGTTACAGCCCAATTTAGTGCAGACGTTAGAGAACAACCTTGCCTTTGTGCATGGTGGACCTTTTGCCAATATCGCCCATGGCTGTAATACGGTGTTAGCGACCAAGACGGCGCTGACCTTAGCGGATTATGTGGTGACGGAGGCGGGTTTTGGCGCGGATTTAGGGGCTGAGAAATTTTTTAATATTAAATGTCGTAAGAGTGGTCTTCGTCCGGCGGCGGCTGTTCTTGTGGCGACGGTGCGCGCTTTGAAGTTGCATGGCGGCGCTGATGAGAAGGCGCTCAGTCGCGAGGATGTGGGCGCTGTGAGTCAGGGATTGCCTAACGTTCTTCAGCATGTGGAAAATATCCAAAAGTTTGGCATTCCCGTCGTTGTGGCGATCAATCGTTTTCCCACCGACACGGAGGCTGAGATACGTGAGGTGCAACAGGCATGTCGGGAGCAAGGTGTCTCAGCGGTGTTGGCGGAGCATTGGGAGAAGGGGGGTGAAGGCGCTGTGGATTTAGCGCAGGAAGTCATTAATGTGGCATCGAGAGGGAAGGGGGCGTTCACACCGCTCTATGACGACAAGACTCCCTTAGAAGAGAAGATAGAGATTGTTGCGCGGGAGATTTATCGTGCCGATGGTGTCGACATCGGGGCGGTGGCAAAGAAGAAGTTGCAAGACTACAAGGACATGGGCTTTGGTGATGTTCCTATCTGTATGGCGAAGACCCAGTATAGTTTTTCCACCGACCCCAGTCGCAAAGGGGCGCCGAGAGGTTTTCGTCTTCCTGTGCGTGATGTGCGTTTATCGGCTGGCGCTGGTTTTGTCGTTGTCTTAGCGGGCGATATTATGACGATGCCGGGCTTGCCATCTCGTCCCGCCGCTGAGAGTGTGGGTGTCGATGATAAGGCTGTTGTCTATGGCTTGTTCTAG
- the hslV gene encoding ATP-dependent protease subunit HslV has product MAHDGIVGVSWHGTTVLAVRKGGQVVMAGDGQVTHGQTILKSNANKLRVMQKGRIIAGFAGNTADALTLFARLENKLEEHGRLTRACAELAKEWRMDKYLQRLEAMMLVADKEHTFLLSGSGDMIQPEYDVISIGSGGNYAMAAGRALYGRDDMDAEAIVREAMAIAADLCIYTNHAITVLKAT; this is encoded by the coding sequence ATGGCGCATGACGGGATAGTGGGTGTGTCGTGGCATGGGACGACTGTTTTAGCGGTGCGGAAGGGGGGACAGGTCGTCATGGCGGGCGATGGTCAGGTCACCCATGGGCAGACAATTCTGAAGTCTAATGCCAACAAGTTGCGTGTCATGCAGAAAGGACGTATCATCGCTGGCTTTGCTGGCAATACGGCTGATGCGTTGACGCTCTTTGCGCGCCTCGAGAACAAATTGGAGGAGCATGGTCGCCTCACACGCGCATGTGCCGAATTGGCAAAGGAGTGGCGCATGGACAAGTATTTACAGCGTTTAGAGGCGATGATGCTTGTTGCTGACAAAGAGCATACATTTCTTTTATCTGGGTCTGGAGATATGATACAACCAGAGTATGACGTCATCAGCATTGGCTCTGGCGGCAATTATGCGATGGCGGCGGGGCGCGCTCTTTATGGGCGGGACGATATGGATGCGGAGGCGATCGTGCGAGAGGCTATGGCGATCGCCGCTGACTTATGTATTTACACGAATCACGCCATCACGGTTCTAAAGGCAACGTAA
- the hslU gene encoding ATP-dependent protease ATPase subunit HslU, which translates to MAAEQQRFFLPSEIISQLNRFIVGQEGAKKAVAVALRNRWRRQRVADHALRQEILPKNLLMIGPTGVGKTEIARRLASLSSSPFIKVEATKFTEVGYVGRDVEQIVRDLVGVAINMTRHEMREKNREATEHAVLKMLLRKLEKEDNAVYDASHIEPLREGRYDHKNVTIETSESSSSSMPLMDIPGVPGAQIGMMNVNDMIGRMMGGGRKKKRQVSVKDAKKILFEIESDKLMDEEHVARQSIEKVEEHGIVFLDEIDKICVSRDGRRGGDVSREGVQRDLLPLIEGTIVQTRHGSVKTDHILFIASGAFHFAKPSDLMPELQGRLPVRVSLESLSREDFVRILTEPENNLVRQYKALMETEGVMLEVTEDAIEEIAAMATKINADVENIGARRLHTLLEKVLEDISFRAGDTEGAFSVDKAYVRERLRDVVSEQDLSRFIL; encoded by the coding sequence ATGGCGGCAGAACAACAGCGTTTCTTTTTACCCAGTGAGATTATCTCTCAGCTTAATCGTTTTATTGTGGGTCAAGAAGGCGCGAAGAAGGCGGTGGCTGTTGCCCTACGTAATCGTTGGCGACGTCAACGGGTGGCTGACCATGCTTTGCGTCAAGAGATTCTTCCCAAGAATCTCCTCATGATAGGGCCGACAGGGGTTGGCAAGACAGAGATAGCGCGTCGGCTTGCCTCTCTGTCCAGCTCACCTTTCATCAAAGTCGAGGCGACGAAATTCACAGAAGTAGGCTATGTGGGGAGGGATGTGGAACAAATTGTCCGCGACCTTGTGGGGGTGGCCATCAATATGACTCGCCATGAGATGCGTGAGAAAAACAGGGAGGCGACTGAGCATGCTGTTCTCAAGATGCTGCTCAGGAAGCTAGAGAAAGAGGACAATGCTGTCTACGATGCGAGCCACATAGAGCCTTTACGTGAGGGGCGCTATGACCATAAGAACGTCACTATTGAGACGTCAGAGAGTTCATCCTCCTCCATGCCGTTGATGGATATTCCGGGTGTGCCGGGCGCGCAGATAGGCATGATGAATGTCAACGACATGATAGGCCGCATGATGGGTGGCGGACGCAAGAAGAAACGACAGGTGAGCGTCAAGGACGCAAAGAAAATTCTCTTTGAGATAGAGAGCGACAAGTTAATGGATGAGGAGCATGTGGCGCGTCAGTCTATCGAGAAGGTTGAGGAGCATGGCATTGTGTTTCTTGATGAGATCGACAAGATATGTGTATCGCGTGATGGCAGGCGTGGTGGCGATGTGAGTCGTGAAGGCGTGCAGCGTGACCTTCTTCCTCTTATTGAGGGGACGATCGTGCAGACTCGTCATGGCTCTGTGAAGACAGACCATATTTTATTTATTGCGTCTGGTGCGTTTCACTTTGCCAAGCCGTCTGATTTGATGCCCGAGTTGCAGGGGCGTTTGCCTGTGCGTGTGTCGTTGGAGTCGTTATCCCGTGAGGATTTTGTCCGTATTTTGACGGAGCCTGAGAATAATTTAGTGCGTCAATATAAGGCGTTAATGGAGACGGAAGGGGTTATGCTTGAGGTGACGGAGGATGCCATTGAGGAGATCGCGGCGATGGCGACAAAAATCAATGCCGATGTGGAGAATATCGGGGCGAGGCGTCTACACACGTTGTTAGAGAAAGTTCTCGAGGACATCAGTTTTAGGGCTGGTGATACGGAGGGTGCGTTTTCCGTTGACAAGGCCTATGTGCGTGAGCGTTTGCGTGATGTTGTGAGTGAGCAAGACTTATCGCGCTTTATTTTGTAG
- the sctV gene encoding type III secretion system export apparatus subunit SctV: protein MTAVLNKFLRIVSGRSDIVLALMMVTVIFMMILPLPTYLIDTLIALNMGIAVILLMVAVYLTTPLEFASFPSLLLITTLFRLALSISTTRLILLQADAGDIVFTFGNFVVGGNLIVGIVIFLILTIVQFVVITKGAERVAEVSARFSLDAMPGKQISIDGDMRAGLIDIEEARTRRSNIEKESQLFGSMDGAMKFVKGDAIAGLIIVAVNMVGGITIGVVQNGLTAAEAAHIYSILTIGDGLIGQIPALFIAITSGLIVTRVSSEEKRDLGSDIIIQVSQEPRALLVAAGLMVGFALIPGFPSFIFLTIACLLGVPVWFSMRQRHALAQEKGKAKQDATAPDVQGRQKTRIDDEQGFSLTTPLLIEVAAMMQESIDSDMMNDQLIRARRALYYDLGVPFPGIKLRFASTMQDGDYSILFQEVPVTRGTLRPHALLSREKAENLELFHIPYEEDKAFLPNLPSLWVDRKHKDAMKKAGLSSMTTAEILIYHLSFVLKRHAESFIGIQETYFLLNNMEEQFPDLVKEIQRVLPLQKVAEILKRLVSESISIRNMRTVLEALIEWGQKEKDSVLLTEYVRMSLGRQISYQFSAGQNILPAYLIESSIEEKIRGAIRQTSGGSYLALDSESAHQFVDSVKKTVGTLTDHQQNPVLVTATDIRRYVRKLIELEIYDLPVLAYQELTQEMTIQPLGKIRTNTETQQQPQETMATQDMEETANAA, encoded by the coding sequence ATGACAGCCGTCCTCAACAAATTTTTACGTATCGTCTCAGGGCGTAGCGACATTGTCCTCGCCCTGATGATGGTCACCGTCATCTTTATGATGATCCTTCCCCTGCCTACCTACCTTATCGATACGCTCATCGCCCTCAATATGGGCATTGCCGTCATATTGCTCATGGTGGCGGTGTATTTAACGACACCTTTGGAATTTGCCTCTTTCCCTTCCTTGTTGCTCATCACGACTCTGTTTCGCTTGGCGTTATCCATTAGCACGACACGTTTGATTTTGCTCCAAGCGGATGCCGGCGACATCGTCTTTACCTTTGGCAATTTTGTCGTGGGGGGCAATCTCATTGTGGGTATTGTCATTTTCCTTATCCTCACCATCGTCCAATTTGTCGTCATCACGAAAGGCGCTGAGCGTGTTGCCGAAGTGAGCGCCCGTTTCTCCCTCGATGCCATGCCGGGCAAGCAAATCAGCATCGACGGCGACATGCGGGCGGGACTCATCGATATAGAAGAAGCGCGCACAAGACGTAGCAATATCGAAAAGGAAAGTCAGCTGTTTGGGTCAATGGATGGGGCGATGAAATTCGTCAAAGGCGACGCCATCGCTGGCCTTATCATCGTCGCCGTCAATATGGTCGGTGGCATCACCATTGGCGTCGTCCAAAATGGCCTGACAGCAGCAGAAGCCGCCCATATCTACTCTATCCTCACCATCGGGGATGGCTTGATAGGACAGATTCCCGCCCTCTTTATTGCTATTACGTCTGGCTTGATCGTCACCCGTGTCTCCTCAGAGGAAAAACGGGATTTAGGCTCTGATATTATCATCCAAGTCTCCCAAGAACCACGGGCGCTCCTCGTTGCCGCTGGACTCATGGTGGGCTTCGCCCTCATCCCGGGCTTTCCCTCGTTCATCTTTCTCACCATCGCCTGTCTGTTAGGTGTCCCTGTATGGTTCTCGATGCGCCAACGCCACGCTCTCGCCCAAGAAAAAGGAAAAGCAAAACAAGACGCCACAGCCCCCGATGTGCAAGGACGACAAAAAACACGTATCGATGACGAGCAAGGATTCTCCCTGACAACGCCTCTCCTCATCGAAGTCGCCGCCATGATGCAAGAGTCCATCGATAGCGACATGATGAACGACCAACTCATACGGGCACGACGCGCCTTATATTATGACCTAGGCGTGCCATTTCCAGGAATCAAATTACGCTTTGCCAGCACCATGCAGGATGGCGACTATAGTATCCTCTTCCAAGAAGTCCCCGTCACCAGAGGCACATTACGTCCCCATGCCTTGCTCTCACGGGAAAAGGCAGAAAATCTCGAGCTCTTTCATATCCCCTACGAAGAAGATAAGGCCTTCCTCCCCAACCTCCCAAGCCTATGGGTCGATAGAAAGCATAAGGATGCCATGAAAAAAGCGGGACTATCCTCTATGACAACAGCAGAAATCCTTATTTATCACCTCAGCTTTGTCCTCAAACGTCATGCCGAATCCTTTATCGGTATCCAAGAGACGTATTTCCTCCTCAACAACATGGAAGAGCAATTCCCCGACTTGGTGAAAGAAATTCAACGGGTGCTCCCTCTACAGAAAGTTGCCGAAATCCTCAAACGCTTAGTGTCAGAATCCATCTCCATACGCAACATGCGCACCGTCCTAGAAGCCCTCATCGAATGGGGACAAAAGGAAAAAGATAGCGTCCTCCTCACCGAATATGTCCGCATGAGCCTAGGACGACAAATCAGCTACCAATTCTCAGCAGGGCAAAATATCCTCCCCGCCTACCTTATCGAGTCGAGTATCGAGGAAAAAATACGTGGCGCTATCAGACAAACATCAGGAGGAAGCTATCTCGCCCTCGACTCAGAAAGCGCGCACCAATTTGTCGACTCCGTGAAAAAGACCGTCGGCACGCTCACCGACCATCAACAAAACCCCGTCCTCGTCACCGCCACCGATATACGCCGCTATGTGCGAAAACTCATCGAACTGGAAATCTATGACCTGCCCGTCCTCGCCTACCAAGAACTCACCCAAGAAATGACCATCCAACCATTGGGAAAAATTCGCACAAACACAGAAACACAACAACAACCACAAGAAACAATGGCAACACAAGACATGGAAGAGACAGCCAATGCCGCCTAA
- a CDS encoding CesT family type III secretion system chaperone, translated as MNGLNDTLNQFARMAQLPPFDMEKDGVLSLQLEEDKQLFIERVESGHIVLSMSIEARDIAMKTYLHILAQCHPQRRAPFQMSIALIRDHTHIALVRIEEERFVISLFEQAIDRLLQLTQAFKG; from the coding sequence ATGAATGGTTTGAATGATACACTCAATCAGTTTGCCCGTATGGCGCAATTGCCTCCTTTCGATATGGAAAAGGATGGCGTGCTCTCTCTTCAGTTAGAAGAAGACAAGCAGCTGTTCATCGAGCGCGTCGAGTCGGGACATATTGTGCTCTCTATGAGCATCGAGGCGCGCGACATCGCCATGAAAACGTATCTCCATATCCTTGCCCAATGCCATCCTCAACGCCGCGCGCCTTTCCAGATGAGTATCGCCCTTATCAGAGACCATACCCATATCGCCCTTGTCCGTATAGAAGAAGAGCGATTCGTCATATCCCTCTTCGAACAAGCCATCGATAGGCTCTTGCAACTGACCCAAGCCTTTAAAGGCTAG
- the sctW gene encoding type III secretion system gatekeeper subunit SctW encodes MVERIQHDAAVRNANVGTQAPAQSAQTQGVYRGQRIQIVPQVQSLLTDAIEEISIFVGERAHERKHKKTEQKGTAHQQVTQKDGANEVLKTIKDPHLKKEVQNLLAQHNSLKGKTMATLAAMVERQFGDVSDRYLALDALEEELKKQGGDESLRNSIRHIKGQLLERHGPEVRAGVNITQRALDVAQGDADRFSALRNNYRESVLAYKGLKHVYETLVEKFGTQDLHTHAQFLIKAAGDDLNAHGPSLEGEALKTIIDDLYHLETLVTLHEACKESLEHMAALSKRFATIDPSFMMNRLLHFTSEDWPDASSIRSIAQDMKAQTATEEINLLRTFRSVLEQMPDKIYHDHEQRTRLLDIVKQAQDEAIAREEDEWFE; translated from the coding sequence ATGGTAGAACGCATTCAGCATGACGCAGCCGTCCGTAACGCCAATGTGGGGACACAAGCACCAGCCCAGTCCGCACAAACACAAGGCGTGTACAGAGGACAACGCATACAAATTGTGCCACAAGTCCAATCTCTCTTGACCGATGCCATCGAAGAAATAAGCATTTTTGTCGGTGAACGCGCCCACGAACGCAAACATAAAAAGACAGAGCAAAAAGGGACAGCGCACCAACAGGTCACGCAAAAAGACGGCGCTAATGAAGTCCTCAAGACCATCAAAGACCCCCACCTGAAAAAAGAGGTGCAAAACCTCCTCGCCCAGCATAATAGCCTCAAAGGAAAAACCATGGCGACACTCGCCGCCATGGTCGAACGACAATTTGGCGATGTGAGCGACCGCTATCTCGCCTTAGACGCCCTCGAAGAAGAACTCAAAAAACAAGGGGGAGACGAGTCGTTGCGCAACAGCATCCGCCATATCAAAGGCCAGTTGCTCGAACGGCACGGACCAGAAGTGCGCGCCGGGGTGAATATCACCCAAAGAGCCCTCGATGTCGCCCAAGGCGACGCCGACAGATTCAGCGCCTTACGCAACAACTATCGGGAGAGCGTCCTCGCCTATAAAGGCCTCAAGCATGTCTATGAAACCCTTGTGGAGAAGTTTGGCACGCAAGACCTTCACACACATGCCCAATTCCTCATCAAAGCGGCAGGCGACGACCTCAACGCCCACGGACCATCCCTCGAAGGCGAAGCCCTCAAAACCATCATCGATGACCTCTATCATTTAGAAACCCTCGTCACACTCCATGAGGCATGCAAGGAGTCCCTCGAACATATGGCGGCTCTGTCGAAACGCTTTGCGACCATCGACCCATCCTTCATGATGAATCGCCTCCTCCATTTCACCTCAGAGGATTGGCCTGACGCATCATCCATCCGCTCCATCGCCCAAGACATGAAGGCACAAACAGCCACAGAGGAAATCAATCTCCTACGCACATTCCGCTCAGTCTTGGAACAGATGCCAGACAAAATCTACCACGACCATGAACAACGCACGCGCCTCCTCGACATTGTCAAACAGGCACAGGACGAAGCTATCGCCAGAGAAGAAGATGAATGGTTTGAATGA
- a CDS encoding SycD/LcrH family type III secretion system chaperone codes for MTKKSVVPPTSVETNAEQIAESRKIAEDIVRGATLATMRGIDQKSLDALYALAYNDYNAGQYKQAETLFRFLCLYDHLDKRFWKGLAASLQNQGKYAEAAAVYGHQAILDVDDPEPPFQASFCFLADKRYGEARKALEAVVAIGEENPVHASYVSKAQDLLHSLERQKA; via the coding sequence ATGACAAAGAAGAGCGTAGTGCCACCGACGTCGGTGGAGACCAATGCGGAGCAGATAGCGGAATCGAGGAAGATTGCCGAGGACATCGTGCGCGGCGCCACGTTGGCGACGATGCGCGGTATCGACCAGAAGAGTTTGGATGCTCTCTATGCCCTTGCCTATAACGACTATAATGCGGGGCAGTATAAGCAAGCGGAGACATTATTCCGTTTTTTATGCCTGTATGACCATTTAGACAAGCGTTTTTGGAAGGGGTTGGCAGCATCCTTGCAGAATCAAGGAAAGTATGCCGAAGCCGCCGCTGTTTATGGTCATCAAGCCATTCTCGATGTGGATGATCCAGAACCGCCCTTTCAGGCGTCCTTCTGTTTTTTAGCGGACAAGCGCTATGGCGAGGCGCGTAAAGCTCTGGAGGCTGTTGTTGCCATTGGTGAGGAGAATCCCGTTCATGCGTCCTATGTCTCGAAGGCACAAGACCTTCTTCATTCTTTGGAGAGGCAGAAAGCATGA
- the sctE gene encoding type III secretion system translocon subunit SctE, which yields MTGVPISTSSSPKNPPAVSPQGASHSHGVNTRPVASSKAVVTIESADAHGGGLSRDVSQFFDLVALEGPNISTEDIISSLRALRQNLSQSRARSEKRSIGIRQQQLDDRHEKNKEAIRAMAAKLRKASKKGLAGKILGWIGASVTLIAATIATVVTAGATAPLLAMAIVGMGMMVLQETGAMDKMVEGLGKGLSEMLKGMGVDAEKAKEIGGYLAVAVVAVALITANIIAAAASGGTASGELATTVLEVTRLVQQVMEASTLAAQGGVDIAAGVDRKDAADARAEQAGIQASLREIGHAQDVSGDDLKRISQFIQKIDEAIAKILAEISSGQDKLIQKMTV from the coding sequence ATGACGGGCGTGCCTATTTCGACGTCATCCTCGCCAAAAAATCCACCAGCTGTTTCGCCACAGGGCGCTTCTCATTCCCATGGCGTAAACACGCGTCCTGTGGCGTCTTCGAAGGCTGTGGTGACGATCGAATCGGCTGATGCGCATGGCGGTGGTCTGTCGCGTGATGTGTCGCAATTTTTTGACCTTGTGGCGTTAGAGGGGCCGAATATCTCGACTGAGGACATCATTTCGTCTCTTCGCGCTTTACGCCAGAACTTGTCGCAGAGTCGGGCGCGTTCGGAAAAGAGGAGTATTGGTATCCGTCAGCAGCAATTGGACGACCGTCACGAGAAGAATAAAGAGGCGATTCGCGCGATGGCGGCAAAATTGCGTAAGGCGAGTAAGAAGGGTCTTGCGGGGAAAATTCTTGGGTGGATAGGGGCGAGCGTCACGCTGATCGCGGCGACAATTGCCACGGTTGTGACGGCAGGGGCGACGGCGCCTCTGTTAGCGATGGCGATTGTTGGCATGGGCATGATGGTGCTTCAAGAGACGGGGGCGATGGATAAGATGGTCGAGGGGTTAGGGAAGGGGCTCAGTGAAATGTTGAAGGGGATGGGTGTGGATGCCGAGAAGGCAAAGGAGATCGGGGGTTATTTGGCGGTTGCCGTTGTTGCTGTCGCTTTGATTACGGCGAATATCATCGCCGCCGCGGCATCGGGTGGCACGGCAAGTGGCGAATTGGCGACGACAGTCCTCGAAGTCACGCGCCTTGTGCAACAGGTCATGGAGGCGTCCACATTGGCGGCTCAGGGGGGTGTTGATATTGCGGCGGGTGTCGATAGGAAGGACGCGGCTGATGCCAGAGCGGAACAAGCAGGCATACAGGCGTCGTTGCGGGAGATAGGCCATGCGCAGGATGTGAGCGGGGATGACCTCAAACGTATTTCGCAATTCATTCAGAAGATTGACGAGGCTATCGCCAAAATTCTTGCCGAGATTTCCAGCGGGCAAGATAAATTGATACAAAAGATGACCGTTTAG